The window GTGAGCGGGCAATAGGGAGGCTTGAAACTATAAATATCTAAAATGatggttttcttcatttttttctcatattttttcaattttctattACAATGCCATTATTGTATAACACTCATGTATATAACAATAAACTAAATATGATTAAACTGATCGAATTCAAAGGCTCTCTATCAGCTAAACAAAAGTGTGctaatttgtaaaaatgtatgtacATTGCACTGTAAGCTAATTGCTGGCctgataaatataatatttaaactatatatataataaaaggatAGTTTTTAACTAATGATTTTTCTTCAGGATGGTGTTTTCATCATACTGTCAGTCTGCCTCTGTTTCATTGTATGACGGCCCTTCCTCCAACAGTCCACTTATTGCAACCATCTGCACATCCCCAAACAATACTTGTATATCACCTTCAAACTTTATGACTGTCGTCTTCAAAACAGATTAATCTGTAACAGCTAATGGGTTTACTGCTCAGTACAGTACTGCCTCaatgtttatttagaaaattaaaatactgatagACACAAAAATGTGTATAATTTATAGTAAGCCACTATAGTTAATGTGGCTGTTAGTTTCTTGACTGATCAATTGAGACAAACTGTACATCCCTAAGACATACAGTATAGTCCCTCTCAGTCAGACATCTTGTAAAAATTggatacatttttataatttatgttcTGTGTTTTTAAGCATGCAGTGGtacaatggttagtgctgctgcatccTAAACGCAGGGCTCAGCTTTGACCCAATCAGTGTGTgcttgcatgaagtttgcattctCTATGTATATAGTATTTTGTGGGTTTTTCCCCCAGTTATTTCAGTTGCCTCCGATGGCCCATGGCTGCATATGTATCTGTGTATCCTGTCAGTGCAGGCTCTATCTCATTGTAATGATatagccattattattattattgctaattTTGATTTAATAGCCAATTTCAGCATTCCATAGCATTAATTTGCCTGGCCCTAGTCTTCCCTAGTGCCTTATTGCTTAGTTTATATTACAGTTCTGTCACAAAGTCTCTTTCATGAAGCCACCCATCTTTTTGTGTAAAAGGGAGCATTGGCTCTCAGGTCAATGTGGAAGCATATTGGGTGGCACTGCATCAACAGTGTGGAGTTACACATTATTCCCATGCgtgtgtgtgggttttcctcatcCTCAttcttatccattcattttcttatccTGTTTATTCAGGTCAGAGTCATGTGCTTGACCACTCAGTGATTGCTGTCACTATATTTCCATATCATTCATCCAGTTTAACAATGGATGGGCCAAAGCCTTTATTGGTTTTATCTtccacaaggcagtaaccaaacGTGAATGGAGTCCAGTTGATGGCAGTGCTCTAACTATATATTTGTGTATCTTTTCTCTGCAATTTCATTATATGATATactaatatacagtgtatatataaagttaaggaaacaatttaatattttcttagaTTGGAAACCTCTTCCAACTGTCAATATGACTCAGTTTCTATGTATGATGGACCATCATCTAGCAGTCCTCTGATTGCAACCATCTGCAACAACTTAAGCACAACATTTGAATCTTCTTCAAACACGATGACAGTGATATTCCGCAGTGATGGATCTGTCACATACCCAGGGTTTTATGCTGAGTACAGAGCTATTTCAGGTAAGTAGAAGGGAATTGTATAATTCTACAACAGACTGCAAGAAgatggcatgtattgatttttgctcaGAGATATCACCATATGATACAgtgattcattcattaattttccaccACTTATCAGAGACCAAGTCACAGGGGGCAATGAGACATAAACATACCTTTTCCCAACCACACTTGCCAATTCATACTGTAGGATCCCAAGGCATTTCCAAGCAATATGGGAGATATAATTCTCCAAACAAACCCTGAGTCTTTCCCACAGTCCCCTCTCAGCTCATCTTGCCCATAAAACCTCAACAGGGAGGCACCCAGGAGGCATCTGTATCAGATGCTCAAACCACCTCAGTTGGCGCCTCTTGATGCAGAGGGTCAGTGGCTCTGTTCTGAGCTTCTCCATAATATCTATGctcctcaccctgtctctaagggagAGTTCAGCTACTGCTTGTACCCACAAtcttattctttcagtcattgcccaatactcatgaccataggtgagggtagtgatgtagattgactggtaaattaagAGCTTCGCCTTCTGGCTCAGCTACTTCTTCACCACTATGGATGGGTATAGCAACCACACAATTGCATCACTTGCTCCTAttcccctcactcatgaacaagatctcgaggtacttaaactcctcaaCTTTAGGTAGTAACTCACATCCTACTCAGAGAACACCGTCCACCTTTGCCTACTGAAGACCACgtcctcagatttggaggtgctgatcttcATCCCTGCTGCTTCATCCTTGGTCACAAACTACTCCAATGTGTGCTGGAGATCACATCCTTGATAAAGCCAACAGGATCACGTCATCTGCAAAAGGAGAGATAGAGAGATGATACAAAGATGGAGACCTTTAAACAGCCTCTGGTTTTCCTTTTTGACTATAGTGGATTTGTTGATGCCTCATGTTAGAATTCCTCAAATGGTCATATTCAATAACTTAACATTCTCTTCAACCTCTATTTTTAGCCTTGTTTAAGGGGAATCGCAGCATACAAAGAAACCTTTATTTTATTGCCATGACAAGATCAGGTGCATTCAATTTCATTTGATGTTGCTTATTTGATCAATGCACACAAACAACACAAGAAGAACAGAAACCATTGTTTCCAAAGCCACTCAAGCAACCAGTTTGACAATCACACATTTAGGACACACAGTTCTCTCAGCTTCTTTGACTTTTACTCATTTACTGCACTGCATTGCCTACTGGAGTTTCTAAGGTATGtcaaacaatgttaaaaaattttTCACTTTGTCCATGGTCCAATATGCTTGTGGCTGTGTGTTACATACAacaaagttaagcaaaatgtagTTTGACAGATTACAGAAGATCTTTcaatccatcaagctcatttggttaAATGCTTGATAAATCACAATATCTCATCCTACTACTTTAAAACACCTAAAATGAAAGTTACAAATGTCACACAAAGCAACAGTCTTTCAAGTACAGTCTTGTCATCTACATGACAACCCAAGTTTAAATTAAATGGTGATTAGGGTAATAACATTCCTCAAACCATTTTCTGGTCACCTTAGATTTTAGGAATAGTTTAAGCTATGAAATATCAAGGGTAGTTTTAGTAAAGTACAGAAAACGTTAATGGAAATAAAACATGAACCAGGCTTAGCATGGTTCACACTGGTTACTGGCTCTGCAGGAAACCCAATATAAGATTGTGATACTGAATGGGTTTCTGTGGACAGTTGAGAAAAAGCTAGATTatgctttattatttctttttataccaGTAATGGATATAATAATGGTTTAAGATGGTCAAATATTCTCTTGATTGTTATTCTTAACAGCCCATAAGTCAAAACAATAAAACCTTCTCTTTAAGAACACTGATTTATTTTAGCAAGTGTTATctgctgatatttttaaatttaattaattaattaatttatttatttatttattcaagacCATCCTAATTTGAAAATCTCATGCTCTTCATATGATATGTCAGTCACCCTTCTGAGATCATATATTGAGTCACTGGGGTACAATGCAAGTCAGCTGCATTTGAATGATGATTATTGTAGAGCACAAAACTATGGATCAGAGATTATCTTCAGATTCCCTTTAAACAGATGTGGAACTTCTCGAGAGGTAAGACGGATTTCTTTCACGAGGTCTATGAAAGTCTGTTTAATCTTCCATGTACTGTATTAGAACATGTCATTTTAAATCCTTTGTGCCATGttttatataaacaatatattcatttattcagtggttagaccattagaacaatctaaatgagaacaggctattcagcccaacaaagcttgcaagtcctatccacttaattcttccaaattgacatcaagttgagttttgaaagtccctaaaactACGTACTCTCTACTACACTAcgtggtagcttattccatgtgtctgtggttttttgtgtaaagaaaaatgtcctaatgtttgtgtgaaatgtacccttaacaaatttccatctgtgtccctgtgttcttgatgaactcattttaaagtaatagtcttgatccactgaactaattcccttcataattttaaacactgtaaCTCTATCACCTGTtaaacttcttttgcttaaactttcaaattaattttatttcaattattcaAAAACAATTACCAGACTGTTTGTCCCAAATTAAGTTAAAAGGGTAAAAAAAGTGTCTTTAAAGGAAAGCAATAATATATAACTTATGTTATGGGCCACTGTATCTTTTGATCTGGTTCACCATTCTcaacttcatttttaatttgtattaataaCTTCATAAGACAAATTTCCTGACCCACTTCTTCCATTACATTTTCCCAAAAATATTgatcttttccaaaacattttgtGCCAAGTtaacttttgttattttcttgcattttcatTATATGGATACATGTCAAACACTCCTGTTTCTTATTTAGAACAATGTTGAGAGAAACAAGAGGTCACCGTTTTAGGACAAGTGACATGTGAGAATGACAGTGTAACTTATGTTATTAAGAGGAATATACTCCTATTACCAGAGACATTTTTGCCATcatatatttagttttttaataGAAATCAGTAACAAGACTAGTTGAAAAcaggacttcagttttaaaaaatatctataaTATACATTACATGAGGAAAACCAGCCACTAATTTAGTCCTAGTTGACAAAGAAAGCTAATTAGGAAGCAATCTCTTTAACAGGCAGGAGCCAATGACTTATTAAGAATCTGACTGATCTAAcccatcagtttttttttgtttttttttatttatttattaattttattataatcattccgtacaaatagatcaatttttacaaaaaataggattgaagacaaatcaaaccccactcctgagaaggagagcatggccaaaggagaattgcttaaggcttgCAATCGTACcaaaattgttgagtttaataggtcaaaaaaaataaaaataaaaataaaaaaaataaataaataaatggagaaggaaaagaaatgcgaaaataattatttattctcattctaaaatattattgattagatcctgccaggttttaaaaaaattctgtacagatcctttaactgagaatttgattttttccaatttcaaataatataaaacatcagtttcccactgacttataagaggagagttaggattcttcccatCAGTTCTAATCAACGGATGCAATCAATGCAGATATTGGACATTAAGTGAAAATGAATGGGTTAATATCATAGCCCTGCATATTTAAAGTGCTTTGAAATGGCATTCATCACTGTTGTATAAAAACAAGCTGCTTGTCTTTTTAATCTCTTTTACTACGGAGAAACTCCAAATATGCAGAAATTGAAAAGGAACATTTTGCTTTCAACctttaactttcattttaaagGTCATTTGTACTAAGCATTACAGTACACAGAGGGCAATATTTCTTTTCTCCCTAATATTCAGAGAGGAAGTATCAATTTCATTTCTGGACAGCCCGATAAGGGacaaataattcataataatgtGATAATTGTTGCCTGcataaaaatattctgttttatgAATTAACTAGGTGTATAAACTATACTGTGTCCATAAAGTTAGTATTAAACATTTGATTCCATCTGATTTTTGAGAGAAATGAAAGACGTCATCAATTAATCCATTTTAAGCATATTTGAGCAGTCACTTGAAAAAGGAAATGTACCCAAGGACTGGAAAGTTGAAAATGTGATTCCAGTCTTCATGAAAGGAGGTGATTGGATCCTGCTAATTACAGATCAATATGTATCAAGTTCTGTGCCATGCTAAATTTTGGAAactttaataagaaataaattttaaaagtaccTATATGAACATAACATACTTAGTAACAGCCAGCATAGGTTAATGATAGGAAGGTCTGCCAACCCAACCTGTTTAgagtttttttaaacatgcaaCTGCAAtaactgacaaaaacaaagcatacaacataatttacttagacaTTCAAAAAACCTTTGATAAAGTCTGAAGATTAGTTCTAAAACTAGAGGCTGTAGGCATctgaggtaacctacaaaactggatctcaagttggttagctggcagaagacaaagagtacaaaTAAGAGGAGAGTCCTCTACGTAGAGTGAGGTCAACTGTGGAGTCCTTCAGGGGCCTGTCCAGgggatgttgcttttttttttcattaatgacaTTCATTTTAGTACAGTTAGTAaacagtgaaatttgcagatgatactacaATTGGAGCAATTTGAGGAGggagcaaaaacaattcagaaagacttggacaATCTTCAGAGTTGGGCGAACACTTCGAAAATGCAGTTTCATGCAGAAAAGTGCTATACATGGGTAAAAGAAATGTCAGttataaatgcaagatgggagacactgttatAAAAGATGAAACCTCtgtaaaggatttaggggtttatgttgacacatctTCATCATCTGAGCAATgtgcagaaacaattaaaaaggcaaataaaatgttaggtgatattgtaaaaactgtggaATATAAATAAAGGGATGTTATACAGtactcagactatataatgcactagtgaaaccaagtactgtgtgcagtttttgtcgcaacactacaagaaagacatacagTGGCAGTACATAAAGATGTGCAGAAAGGAACAACCAGGTTCATCTAAGGACTTAAGAGAGCATGCTGTATTCTGACAGAGTcacagaattaaacctgtttagtccaaATCAGAGGTGACTGCATGTGGACCTAATCCATAGAGGCATTAAAGGCATTGATAATGTAGATCTAATAGAACTGCTTCTACCTAACtgtgaatcatgtacttgagaacaccagtggaaattaaggagaacttcatttaggactaaagccagaaaacacttctttatgcagagagttgtgggaatctggaagaaACTAGTGaggcatgtagttgaagcagaaaccttgacaaccttcaagAAATGCCTGGCTGAGATACTGAGACagtttagctgttagctaaagaAACTATCCTGAGAGCCTGAATGgtatcctctcatttgtcaaatttcttatgctcttatGATATACAaatagcagtttttaaaattatatttcatctaTCCACCAATATACTGCTAAATTCACCCTTAGGATGTGGGGGGCCTCTAAGCCCTTATCTGGATTAGGGAACCAGTCTGCCACAGGGTATACTGATGTGCACATCCATACATCCCCACACCAGACCCAAGTGAACTTTCAATTACTTTAACCCACAAGTTTTTATAATATGGGAGGCGCTCCAGTATATCTGGAGGCAAATATTGCACTTGCAGGAAGAAAATGGAAGCTGCACATTGATAGTGTTCATGCAGACATGGACTCCTATTTTTTTATGGTATCAATAGTAATCAATGAGCTACCATTCTACCCttggactgatttttttttcataaattaatttataataatgtttTTGAATGTATACAGTTCTAGCTGCACTAactatctaagatgggttgaaatccaattaatcaacatagacctcagcattaatgtctgCAGTGAACCAtccaatgcatttgtctctgctatatggcatttggtatgtgtttaaaaaaagtagtgttaatgtttgtgatgtgccattttttggaatgacagagacatagcaactggatggacacacagacacatccttttattaaggcggATATATGTTTTTTCATGCAGGTCATAAATGGAGACATAATCTATTCCAACAACATCAGATCTTCACAAATAAGTGGACTGATCACAAGGCAGACATATCTCAAATTCCATGTCCGCTGCAGGATGCAAAAAAATGCAAGCGCAGAGATCATGTACAAAGCAAGGGGAGGTATCACAGCCAATGAAACTGGCACAGGAACTTACAAGATCACAATGATGTTTTACTACTCGGCTGGATTTTACAGTCCTGTAATAGAAAGTCCATATATTGTGGATCTCAATCAAGAGCTCTTTGTCCAGCTCAGCCTCAACTATTCAGATTCTTTTCTAATCATTTTTGTGGATACCTGCACTGCCTCTCCATCTCCCTATCAGTTCTCCTATCCTTCCTATACCTTGATCAGGAATGGGTAAGACTTTTTTCCTTCAAGGGGAATTTACTTTAATATCATTGTTTTCTGCTGCCAAGAGTTATATGTTTTCTTCCTGAATGTTAATTGATAGCTTTCTTAAACTATATGTTATGAAGCTCATAAAGATAGAACCTTCATAAAGACATAGACACACCATGCCTGACTGGTACTTTGACCTATTGTATCTATTTCTGAAAAAGAAGACAAGGTGTCTGCAGCTTTATTTCTTTGAGATTACTCTTTGCAAAGCTCTAAGGGCCTGCAGCTATGTAACATTTTCAGAGTTTGTAAAAGCATCTCTGTTATATCTGATTTCCTAGAGGAAGAACAGGTCTGCTTAGTAGCAGCAAGTCATCAAATTACATTAAACCACCTGGCATTAATATACATTTTGTAAAGCGAAAGCATACATATATAGAAAAATTACATATACATCTGGCATTAAAAACATACCTACAGCATCCAAAATGTGTTTGGAAAGAAATCACGTCCCCTGTGCAAAAATCAAATTAGCTGAGTTCATGGTTGATGTATGCagatacttaataataataattcattacatttatatagccttttctcagtactcaaagcgctatccacacagggaggaaccaggaagcaaacccacaatcttccacagtctccttactgcaaagcagcagcactaccactgcaccacctatgAGGACTACTTGTGTtacacttgtgttaaatgcggtGCCAACTTCTTCAACCTCCTCTTAATGTAGTCTGTGTGATCTGATCACAATCCAATCACAAGagcatttcattcttttttttttatttagtcaagTGCTATTCAATTATGATCAGATCACCAAAAATGCAAGTTCATGCAAGGAGTTTGGGTGGCCCTAAAGTACAGTTATATTAATTGCTCTAAAGAACTGATTATTGTCAGCATCAGAAGCTCACATTGCCCCACCCAACCTGTGTTTGGTGTTACTTTCATTCAGGTAATTCAGTGTGCTTCCCAAGTGTCCACTTTTAAttttctacataaataaaatgtacagttcaGTACTACAGTACACTTATAATTCTTATGTTCATGCAATCACTAAGTCAGATTAATCTCTTAAAAAGCAATTTATAAAGTCTTCAAttgcaaagaaaaatgcaagCTACAATAAGTAAAACAGGGAATACTAAACAAAAACATCTAAAATGACATTCAGGTGTAAAAATGTATtgtcagtaaactattttcattttgaaataatctttttctttttaggtGTGTAAGAGATCCTACGTATGTCTCCCTGTCCAATAGCCCATATGACTTTGCCCGATTCAAATTCCGTGCCTTCAAGTTTATTGATTACTCCTCCAGTGTCTACTTGAAGTGCAAAGTGGTGGTGTGCCAGAGGAATGATTATTCTTCCCGGTGTTTCCAAGGGTGCCAACCAAGACGCAGAAGAGCTTTAAGCTCGCCCAATGAGCAGTATTCTGTTGTACTGGGAGCTATACAGCTGAGAGACAATAAACAAGCAGGTAAGACAACATCCATCCACTATCAAATTTGGAGCAATAAAAATCTCTCATGAGCACATCATTTATCCACCCACCTTCAaatttgctttttccagtttcagAGCTGCTTGAGGCTAAAGTCTAATCCCACGAACATCCAGCTATGGCCTGGACAGGGCACAAGTTCATCCCAGGGCACACATAAGTTCACATGTACAGGGTAGCAATTTATACTTATCAattaaccaattttaattttattgaatttagtattaaaAGTAAAACCTAAGACCTAAACATAAACATTAGAACGGGTTAATGTATAATACAGTAAGAGAAGACATTAAGTTCATTAGAATTTGTTAATTCAAATCTATGCTGAAAGCAGCACAAATAAACACTTATTGTGTActtatttgtggataaaaatctaataagattttatctattagtagaagaaaatatttttttttgcagtaaatattatgttttttctcACGCATGGTATGCTTTGAAATACTTcttatttgattattttctatTGCCCACCATATATTAGCTGGTGTTGGGCCTTAGCAGCCTGGACTCCATGCCCCTGCAGTGAAGCATCTTCGGCCAGGAGTTCTACTCCTGTTTTGTAGCCACACCACTTGTTCCTGTCACGTGAAATGTCATTCGAAGTTTCATGACAT of the Erpetoichthys calabaricus chromosome 2, fErpCal1.3, whole genome shotgun sequence genome contains:
- the LOC114645555 gene encoding CUB and zona pellucida-like domain-containing protein 1, whose product is MGIVGCGSYLGGTSGTFTSPGYPYGYPNYAYCTWYIEVERGSKIELNFTSLRLETSSNCQYDSVSMYDGPSSSSPLIATICNNLSTTFESSSNTMTVIFRSDGSVTYPGFYAEYRAISDHPNLKISCSSYDMSVTLLRSYIESLGYNASQLHLNDDYCRAQNYGSEIIFRFPLNRCGTSREVINGDIIYSNNIRSSQISGLITRQTYLKFHVRCRMQKNASAEIMYKARGGITANETGTGTYKITMMFYYSAGFYSPVIESPYIVDLNQELFVQLSLNYSDSFLIIFVDTCTASPSPYQFSYPSYTLIRNGCVRDPTYVSLSNSPYDFARFKFRAFKFIDYSSSVYLKCKVVVCQRNDYSSRCFQGCQPRRRRALSSPNEQYSVVLGAIQLRDNKQAEGRIIHEKESGTLILKGDSVSENPSTQVPVTIAITALASIIVILVGITLKLYRNQKKMNEETLLN